ACGGAGTGCGGGGCTCCATCATGTGGCCCACCCCTCGGACAGGCGGATCCTCTTCAGCGTGGGACTGTGGTGGCCCTCCTGGCTGGacagcggctgcagcaggtAGGAGTTACAGTTGCCGTTGTCGTTGTTGCCGCGGAGGTGTTCGTCGCGGTCGTCGGCGCCTTCGTACGAGCTGCCGCAGCTGGACGCACTGTCGTCCGGCGAGTGGCCGGAGTCCCCCGGCGCCCGTCCGGCGCCGGCGGCGGAGTAGCCGGCGTTGTTGGGGAGGAGGCCGTTGCCGCCCAGCCGGGGGTTGGCCATCCCCCCGCCGACGCCGCGGTCACGAGGAGGGGACGCCGGCTCGGACTTGATGTGGAGGTTCTGGTGAGCCGAGGTCAGGTTCAGGTTGGAGTTCTGGCACAGCGTTCTAGAACACAGAAGAGTGATGTTGAGACCAGCGTTCTAGAACACAGAGGAGTCATGTGTAACATTCTAGAACACAGAAGAGTATTGTTTAATTTGGACTAGAACACAGAGGAGTGATGTTGAAACAGCGTTCTAGAGCATTCTGATTAGAGCGTTCTGATTAAACAGCAGCGGCGCTGCTGTTTAATCAGAACACATAGGGATAATGTTTAATCTGGTCTAGAACACAGAAGAGTGTTGTTTAATCATGGTTCTAGAACAGAGGAGTGATGTTGAAACAGCGTTCTAGAGCATTCTGATTAAAGCGTTGTGATCAAACAGCCCCGTTCTAGAACACATAGGAATAATGTTTAATCTGGTCTAGAACACAGAGGGGTGTTGTTTAAGCAGGGTTCTAGAACACAGGAGTGATGTTCAAACTGTGTTCGAGAACACAGGAGGGTTGGAAAAACAGGGTTCTAGAACACAAAATATGGATAGCTAAAAAGAGAACAGCAGGCAATTAATACAATAGTTATTGTATAATTATATTTCGTATTAATTTGCTAACTGTACTTTTGTTAGATAAAACCTGAAATAAAGGATAACCACTCTCGCAAGGTTCTGCCAACGGAACGAGGGGACTTTGTGCACAGAAAAGAACGAACCCTCAGCCCCCAAAGACACGCAAGGATCTAGAACAAGACGAGTGAGGGGGAAGAACAGCGCTGAGGGCTAGCATACGCAAACAAACCACAAGGCAGCGCTCACCCCATGTGCCCCATGGTGGAGTGCTGCAGGgactggagctgctgctgctgccagttTGTAACCGAGCCCAGACCCGAGCCCCCGAACCCAGACAGAGACGACAGGTCCCCGCCCAGGGAGTACTCTGGAGGAGACACAGGTCACAATAACATGAGACGGGGGAGACACAGGTCATAATAACATGAAAAGGGGGAGACACGGGTCACAATAACATGAAAAGGGGGAGACACAGGTCACAATAACATGAGATGGGGGAGACACAGGTCATAATAACATGAAAAGGGGGAGACACAGGTCACAATAACATGAGACGGGGGAGACACAGTTCACAATAACATGAGACGGGGGAGACACAGTTCACAATAACATGACAAGGAGGAGACACAGGTCACAATAACATGACTGGTTTACTCTCAAGGAGACACAGTTCATTATAACATGACTGGTTAGCTTTGTGGGAGACACGGGTCACAATAACAAGACTGGTTTACTCTCAAGGAGACAAAGTTCATTATAACATGACTGGTTAGTTCTAGGAGAGACACAGGTCATAATAACATTACTGGTTAGCTTTGTAGGAGACACAGGTCACAATAACATGACTGGTTTACTCTCAAGGAGACACAGTTCATAATAACATGACTGGTTAGCTCTGTGGGAGACACGGGTCACAATAACATGACTGGTTTACTCTCAAGGAGACAGGGATCATTATAACATGACTGGGTAACTCTTGAGGAGACACAGTTCCTAATAACATGACTGGTCACTAGTTAGTCTGCTCTTTTTAGGggtcatcttgctcaagggtgcCCAGATGGTCTGCAGGTATTGGGCATCGAACCCAGAAACATTTGGCTGGGAGTCAGCACCCTAACCACTATATTCTGACCCTCTCTTTCATGTAATAATATATGTAAGCTTTTTGATGGAACATCCAAAGCCTCTTCCAATACCGTgagcgcaacaacaacaacatgcaatAACGCACTCTATCCAAGTGGGTTCCCCAGTTCCACCTGTTGTACCTCTGTGCTTTCATCGAGAGGCGTATGCAATTTAATCAAAGGGTTTGGTTCACACCTGTGCCATAGGAGCTGGACAGTGGGGAGGGATAACCCCCCATGGCCTGGCCAGTGAGGCCCGGGGTTGCTATGGAGACGGCGGGTGTTGTCAGAGTCTGGCCAGTCTGGGAGTGGTTTATCCTCTGGTTCTGGAAGGGAAACAACATGATAAGACTCTTATCGTGGACGCCGTTTGGCGGAGAGTTGTAATTgacaagaagaaggagaaaaataataataagaggaGAATATTAACAAGTGACCAATCTTGCAAAACAACACAGCCACATTGGttatttaacacttatctttaTACATCATTTAGCTGTCTTAACCACAAGGGGGAATGAACTTCTAATTtaggattctctctctctctctctctctctctctctctctctctctctctctctctccatctatatATCTTCTTATCTCCATCCGTCAAATCAATCAAACTATCTTCATAcccttccctccatccatttgtcaatctatctatctgtctgtctgtcaagaGGCTGAAGGGTCGTCTCACCATGGAGGCCATGTTGTTCTTGTTGGCGGGGGGCAgcaggggtcggaggtcaggcTTGCGGTTCACAGTCATGGGGGAAGGGCTCTTTGACTGCATGTTTTTGGTCAGTCCTCCAGGGGACATCAGACCAGGGGAGCCACAGTGGTTAGCATAGCCCACATTACCTGACAGGGGAAGACATTCATTGCCTTAATGACATTAATTCAGTCAG
The nucleotide sequence above comes from Gadus chalcogrammus isolate NIFS_2021 chromosome 4, NIFS_Gcha_1.0, whole genome shotgun sequence. Encoded proteins:
- the LOC130381080 gene encoding myocyte-specific enhancer factor 2C-like isoform X1 → MGRKKIQIARIMDERNRQVTFTKRKFGLMKKAYELSVLCDCEIALIIFNSTNKLFQYASTDMDKVLLKYTEYNEPHESRTNSDIVETLRKKGLGGCDSPDIEADDSAGQSPESDDKYRKINDDIDLMISRQRLCQAMPQSNYDMGISISGNNPGGLLYTHQTVGGTLTNHNLLPLSHTHPSLQRNSLSPHRPPSTGNTGMMGQELSNSVVSSIGNVGYANHCGSPGLMSPGGLTKNMQSKSPSPMTVNRKPDLRPLLPPANKNNMASMNQRINHSQTGQTLTTPAVSIATPGLTGQAMGGYPSPLSSSYGTEYSLGGDLSSLSGFGGSGLGSVTNWQQQQLQSLQHSTMGHMGTLCQNSNLNLTSAHQNLHIKSEPASPPRDRGVGGGMANPRLGGNGLLPNNAGYSAAGAGRAPGDSGHSPDDSASSCGSSYEGADDRDEHLRGNNDNGNCNSYLLQPLSSQEGHHSPTLKRIRLSEGWAT
- the LOC130381080 gene encoding myocyte-specific enhancer factor 2C-like isoform X2 codes for the protein MGRKKIQIARIMDERNRQVTFTKRKFGLMKKAYELSVLCDCEIALIIFNSTNKLFQYASTDMDKVLLKYTEYNEPHESRTNSDIVETLRKKGLGGCDSPDIEADDSAGQSPESDDKYRKINDDIDLMISRQRLCAMPQSNYDMGISISGNNPGGLLYTHQTVGGTLTNHNLLPLSHTHPSLQRNSLSPHRPPSTGNTGMMGQELSNSVVSSIGNVGYANHCGSPGLMSPGGLTKNMQSKSPSPMTVNRKPDLRPLLPPANKNNMASMNQRINHSQTGQTLTTPAVSIATPGLTGQAMGGYPSPLSSSYGTEYSLGGDLSSLSGFGGSGLGSVTNWQQQQLQSLQHSTMGHMGTLCQNSNLNLTSAHQNLHIKSEPASPPRDRGVGGGMANPRLGGNGLLPNNAGYSAAGAGRAPGDSGHSPDDSASSCGSSYEGADDRDEHLRGNNDNGNCNSYLLQPLSSQEGHHSPTLKRIRLSEGWAT